The following coding sequences lie in one Myxococcus xanthus genomic window:
- a CDS encoding CheR family methyltransferase, with translation MSGALDPRLLARAREVVASITGFRNDAIASEAVDRVVRAELARGRTAPDLLGELLHPVSHLATALVKAILVGETYFFRHPEHFRFISHEAVPAALQRGALALRGWSAGCASGEEAYSLAACLQASLPHGFPVEVLGTDIHEASLEAARRATYGTWSRRESAPRLFPLYSETGEREVTILPPVRRITTFAQANLLAPLPERFGRFDFILCRNVLTYFTPAARDAAISLLSRTLNPGGWLFLGAVEVDRVPAGMVREGPPELQAFRLLTPEELNARAAAASRAAARARPVAAPVRRPVAPLMPAPAPVAPPPPPTRLHLNALERIEEGDEVGASSVLEALVRQAPDYLPGLLELALLRERSGAREGAVPLMRALRSRAERLPPDQLVEGPEALPARFYQASADAYLNQGALE, from the coding sequence ATGAGCGGAGCGCTCGACCCGCGGCTGCTGGCCCGCGCGCGGGAAGTGGTGGCCAGCATCACTGGCTTTCGCAATGACGCCATCGCCTCCGAGGCGGTGGACCGCGTCGTTCGCGCGGAGCTGGCCCGGGGGCGCACCGCGCCCGACTTGCTGGGCGAGCTGCTCCATCCCGTCTCCCACCTGGCCACCGCGCTGGTGAAGGCCATCCTGGTGGGGGAGACGTACTTCTTCCGCCACCCGGAGCACTTCCGCTTCATCTCCCACGAGGCCGTGCCCGCGGCGCTCCAGCGTGGTGCCCTGGCCCTGCGGGGCTGGAGCGCGGGCTGCGCGTCTGGCGAGGAGGCGTATTCGCTGGCCGCGTGCCTCCAGGCGTCGCTGCCGCACGGCTTTCCGGTGGAGGTGCTGGGCACGGACATCCACGAGGCCAGCCTGGAGGCGGCCCGCCGCGCCACCTACGGGACGTGGTCCCGCCGCGAGTCCGCACCGCGCCTCTTCCCGCTCTACTCGGAGACGGGCGAGCGCGAGGTCACCATCCTTCCCCCCGTCCGCCGCATCACCACCTTCGCCCAGGCGAACCTGCTGGCGCCGCTGCCCGAGCGCTTCGGCCGCTTCGACTTCATCCTCTGCCGCAACGTGCTCACCTATTTCACTCCCGCCGCGCGTGACGCGGCCATCTCCCTCCTGTCGCGCACGCTCAACCCCGGCGGCTGGTTGTTCCTGGGCGCCGTGGAGGTGGACCGGGTCCCCGCGGGCATGGTCCGCGAGGGGCCGCCGGAGCTGCAGGCCTTCCGCCTCCTCACGCCGGAAGAGCTGAACGCCCGCGCCGCCGCCGCGTCCCGCGCCGCCGCCCGTGCCCGTCCAGTGGCGGCGCCGGTCCGCCGTCCGGTGGCGCCGCTGATGCCCGCTCCGGCGCCCGTGGCGCCTCCGCCGCCGCCCACGCGGCTGCACCTGAATGCGCTGGAGCGCATCGAGGAAGGCGACGAGGTGGGCGCGTCCTCCGTGCTGGAGGCCCTGGTCCGCCAGGCGCCGGACTATCTGCCGGGGCTGCTGGAGCTGGCCCTGCTGCGGGAGCGCTCCGGGGCGCGGGAAGGCGCGGTGCCGCTGATGCGCGCCTTGCGCTCGCGCGCCGAGCGGCTTCCACCCGACCAACTCGTGGAGGGGCCAGAGGCCCTGCCCGCGCGTTTCTACCAGGCGTCCGCTGACGCCTACCTCAACCAGGGGGCGCTCGAATGA
- a CDS encoding response regulator produces the protein MSLPSLLLVDDSDAILALERAILSGHYTIHTASNGREALEKVGRLRPAAVLLDLSMPEMDGDEVLQRMKADPATADIPVIIISSEKSRAEACLGLGAEAFLAKPFRADELLQTVGEAMTSARQRARTGSLLVLRVTVGELEFAIPLDAVREVLLHPATRPLPTGPAYLREYVEVRGAALCVLDVARRLGVEHKLTRVERMLVVIEADGVSLALAVDTVKDPEEYASADIDRRERVGGADHGPLRDGLIGMLRSGGRSLPILDPRVFIARGLLRELPAMLEAAEAGRNA, from the coding sequence GTGAGCCTGCCGTCCCTGCTGCTCGTCGACGACAGCGACGCGATTCTCGCGCTGGAGCGGGCCATCCTCTCCGGCCACTACACCATCCACACCGCCAGCAACGGCCGCGAGGCCCTGGAGAAGGTGGGGCGCCTGCGTCCGGCGGCGGTGTTGCTCGATTTGTCCATGCCGGAGATGGACGGCGACGAGGTCCTCCAGCGGATGAAGGCGGATCCGGCCACGGCCGACATCCCCGTCATCATCATCTCCTCGGAGAAGTCGCGCGCGGAGGCGTGCCTGGGCCTGGGCGCGGAGGCCTTCCTGGCCAAGCCGTTCCGCGCGGACGAGCTGCTGCAGACGGTGGGCGAGGCCATGACGAGCGCGCGGCAGCGGGCGCGCACGGGCTCGCTGTTGGTGCTTCGCGTGACGGTGGGCGAGCTGGAGTTCGCCATTCCGCTGGACGCGGTGCGGGAGGTCCTGCTGCATCCGGCGACCCGGCCGCTGCCCACCGGGCCGGCGTACCTGCGCGAATACGTGGAGGTGCGGGGCGCGGCGCTGTGCGTGCTGGACGTGGCGCGCCGGCTGGGCGTGGAGCACAAGCTGACGCGCGTGGAGCGCATGCTCGTCGTCATCGAGGCGGACGGCGTGTCGCTGGCGCTCGCCGTGGACACGGTGAAGGACCCCGAGGAGTACGCGTCGGCGGACATCGACCGGCGTGAGCGCGTGGGCGGCGCCGACCATGGCCCGCTGCGCGATGGGCTCATCGGCATGCTGCGGTCGGGAGGGCGTTCGCTGCCCATCCTGGACCCGCGGGTATTCATCGCGCGGGGGCTCCTGCGGGAGCTGCCCGCGATGCTCGAGGCCGCGGAGGCCGGGCGGAACGCATGA
- a CDS encoding response regulator, translating into MSTHSTNVLLVDDSPTVRNIVKIYLMNLKVSTVEADDATRGLQILRLVPVSLVIADINMPGMDGITFVKEVRASAMPQVRSVPILLLTAEKNVDLRQRGTEAGANAFIQKPVSHHELTETVRQFLTKA; encoded by the coding sequence GTGAGCACCCACAGCACCAACGTCTTGCTGGTGGACGACAGCCCGACGGTTCGCAACATCGTCAAGATCTACCTGATGAACCTCAAGGTCTCGACCGTCGAGGCCGACGATGCGACCCGGGGGCTGCAGATTCTCCGGCTGGTGCCGGTGAGTCTGGTCATCGCGGACATCAACATGCCAGGGATGGACGGCATCACCTTCGTCAAGGAGGTGCGCGCCAGCGCGATGCCGCAGGTCCGCTCGGTGCCCATCCTGCTGCTGACGGCGGAGAAGAACGTGGACCTGCGTCAGCGCGGCACCGAGGCCGGCGCCAACGCCTTCATCCAGAAGCCGGTGTCCCACCACGAGCTGACGGAAACGGTCCGTCAGTTCCTCACCAAGGCCTGA
- the fabI gene encoding enoyl-ACP reductase FabI — MLLQGKKLLITGVLTPQSLAYGIAEHALAQGAEVLLTGFGRAKSLTERSAKRLKPGMEVLELDVTNSAHFPALTDALRQRWDRVDGVLHSIAFAPEDALGGNFLNTPWESVQTAFRISTFSLKELSVACLPLMTQGGSIVTLDFDNRVAWPIYDWMGVCKAALESTVRYLARDLGPKGIRVNALAAGPLSTIAAKGIPGFKALERGWGAQAPLGWSAKDSHDMVARTACALLSDWLPSTTGEMIHVDGGYHAIGAPPVTPDADELPPKPAGE; from the coding sequence ATGCTGCTCCAAGGCAAGAAGCTGCTCATCACCGGGGTGCTCACGCCTCAGTCCCTGGCCTACGGCATCGCCGAGCACGCGCTGGCTCAGGGGGCCGAGGTCCTCCTCACTGGCTTCGGCCGGGCCAAGTCCCTCACCGAGCGGAGCGCCAAGCGCCTCAAGCCAGGGATGGAGGTGCTGGAACTGGACGTCACCAACTCCGCCCACTTCCCGGCGCTCACGGACGCCTTGCGCCAGCGCTGGGACCGGGTGGACGGTGTGTTGCATTCCATCGCCTTCGCGCCCGAAGATGCTTTGGGTGGCAACTTTCTCAACACCCCGTGGGAGAGCGTGCAGACGGCGTTCCGCATCTCGACGTTCTCGCTGAAGGAGCTGTCGGTGGCGTGCCTGCCGCTGATGACGCAGGGCGGCTCCATCGTCACGTTGGACTTCGACAACCGCGTCGCGTGGCCCATCTACGATTGGATGGGGGTGTGCAAGGCGGCGCTGGAGTCCACGGTGCGCTACCTGGCGCGGGATTTGGGCCCCAAGGGCATCCGCGTCAACGCGCTGGCCGCCGGGCCGCTGTCCACCATCGCCGCGAAGGGAATACCGGGCTTCAAGGCCCTGGAGCGCGGCTGGGGGGCGCAGGCGCCGCTGGGCTGGAGCGCCAAGGACAGCCACGACATGGTGGCCCGCACCGCGTGTGCCCTGCTGTCGGACTGGCTGCCCTCCACCACCGGCGAAATGATCCACGTGGACGGTGGCTACCACGCCATTGGCGCGCCTCCGGTGACGCCGGACGCGGACGAGCTCCCCCCCAAGCCCGCCGGAGAGTAA
- a CDS encoding 2-oxoglutarate dehydrogenase E1 component: MANFQDTFLSGANIDFIEGLYALYLEDPASVDASWREVFDRSNGAGRPIFSTRLLEPVAAPAAAKGGKGAAPKAPAAPQAAPVAAPVPGQTVQDISLQARVDHVIFAFRLRGHLRAKLDPLGRPRPALEHVADVALVDDSHFTDAEAQQLVETNGVFGEQRVRLADLLARLRRTYTDTIGVEYMHMLDSQRRRWLMHRMESNENRTDFSPDECRHILTKLSYAEGFEHFLHTKYVGAKRFSLDGGEALIPMLDALGEVATGMGLKEIVIGMAHRGRLNVLTNILGKQPDQIFSEFDGPRNPQAYLGRGDVKYHMGFSSDHTTRQGRKLHLSLAFNPSHLEAVDPVVEGRVRAKQDRGGDTERTGVMPLLIHGDAAFIGQGVVPETLNLSGLKGYTTGGTVHVVINNQVGFTTDPHDSRSSLYSTAIAQMLDIPIFHVNGDDPEACVHIAQLVAEYRQTFKTDVVIDLVCYRRYGHNEGDEPSFTQPAMYDIIRKHPTVRTLYAAKLAAQNKIPAEESEAIKQRCQQEFDAALTRARQESQFKEPSALEGLWKPYQGGSLKSAPDVSTAVDKQVLCDALRKLSTLPEGFNVHRDVERTVIKKRLGMLDSGELQWSEGESLAYATLLSEGYNIRITGQDSERGTFSHRHAVLHDVKTGEKFVPLRQFVSGKGKNGFHVYNSPLSEMGVLGFEYGYSLDVPDGLTAWEAQFGDFGNGAQIIIDQFIAAGESKWRRLSGLTLLLPHGYEGQGPEHSSARLERFLDLCAEDNIQVCYPTTPAQIFHLLRRQVLRPVRKPLVIMSPKSLLRRPEATSKVDELATGTFQEVIMDRVDPAGVTRLLLCSGKVYYDLVKARDERKDESIAIVRLEQLYPFSSDVLAGLIAKMPKLAELLWVQEEPRNAGAWHFMFPRLHDLASTQSKQQVKIGYIGRAEAASPATGFPKTHEYEQQLIIEEAILRGTKNGR; encoded by the coding sequence ATGGCGAATTTCCAGGACACGTTCCTTTCCGGCGCCAACATCGACTTCATCGAGGGCCTCTACGCCCTTTATCTGGAGGACCCCGCCAGCGTGGATGCAAGCTGGCGAGAGGTCTTCGACCGCAGCAACGGCGCCGGCCGACCCATCTTCAGCACCAGGCTGCTGGAGCCGGTAGCGGCTCCAGCGGCGGCCAAGGGAGGCAAGGGCGCCGCGCCCAAGGCCCCGGCGGCGCCGCAGGCCGCACCGGTGGCCGCGCCCGTGCCCGGGCAGACCGTCCAGGACATCTCGCTGCAGGCGCGCGTGGATCACGTCATCTTCGCGTTCCGCCTGCGTGGCCACCTGCGCGCGAAGCTGGATCCGCTCGGCCGTCCGCGCCCGGCGCTGGAGCACGTGGCGGACGTGGCCCTGGTGGATGACAGCCACTTCACCGACGCCGAGGCCCAGCAGCTCGTGGAGACCAACGGCGTGTTCGGCGAGCAGCGCGTGCGCCTGGCGGACCTGCTGGCGCGCCTGCGCCGCACGTACACGGACACCATCGGCGTCGAGTACATGCACATGCTCGACAGCCAGCGCCGCCGCTGGCTGATGCACCGGATGGAGTCGAACGAGAACCGCACCGACTTCTCCCCGGACGAGTGCCGGCACATCCTCACCAAGCTGTCCTACGCGGAGGGCTTCGAGCACTTCCTCCACACCAAGTACGTGGGCGCCAAGCGCTTCAGCCTGGACGGCGGCGAGGCGCTCATCCCCATGCTGGACGCGCTGGGCGAAGTGGCCACCGGCATGGGCCTGAAGGAGATCGTCATCGGCATGGCCCACCGCGGCCGCCTCAACGTGCTGACGAACATCCTGGGCAAGCAGCCGGATCAGATCTTCAGCGAGTTCGACGGTCCCCGGAACCCGCAGGCCTACCTGGGCCGCGGCGACGTGAAGTACCACATGGGTTTCTCGTCGGACCACACCACGCGCCAGGGCCGCAAGCTGCACCTGTCGCTGGCCTTCAACCCCAGCCACCTGGAAGCGGTGGATCCGGTGGTGGAGGGCCGCGTGCGCGCCAAGCAGGACCGCGGCGGCGACACCGAGCGCACCGGCGTGATGCCGCTGCTCATCCACGGCGACGCGGCCTTCATCGGCCAGGGCGTGGTGCCGGAGACGCTCAACCTGTCCGGCCTCAAGGGCTACACCACGGGCGGCACGGTCCACGTCGTCATCAACAACCAGGTCGGCTTCACCACCGACCCGCACGACTCGCGCTCGTCCCTCTACTCCACCGCCATCGCGCAGATGCTGGACATCCCCATCTTCCATGTGAACGGGGATGATCCGGAGGCCTGCGTCCACATCGCGCAGCTGGTGGCGGAGTACCGCCAGACGTTCAAGACGGACGTCGTCATCGACCTGGTCTGCTACCGCCGCTACGGCCACAACGAGGGTGACGAGCCCTCGTTCACGCAGCCGGCGATGTACGACATCATCCGCAAGCACCCGACGGTGCGCACGCTCTACGCGGCGAAGCTGGCGGCGCAGAACAAGATTCCGGCCGAGGAGTCGGAGGCCATCAAGCAGCGCTGCCAGCAGGAGTTCGACGCGGCGCTCACCCGCGCGCGCCAGGAGAGCCAGTTCAAGGAGCCCAGCGCGCTGGAGGGCCTGTGGAAGCCCTACCAGGGCGGCTCGCTGAAGAGCGCGCCGGACGTGTCCACCGCGGTGGACAAGCAGGTGCTGTGCGATGCGCTGCGCAAGCTGTCCACGCTGCCGGAGGGCTTCAACGTCCACCGCGACGTGGAGCGCACCGTCATCAAGAAGCGCCTGGGCATGCTGGACAGCGGCGAGCTGCAGTGGAGCGAGGGCGAGTCGCTGGCCTACGCCACGCTGCTCTCCGAGGGCTACAACATCCGCATCACCGGCCAGGACAGCGAGCGCGGCACGTTCAGCCACCGCCACGCGGTGTTGCACGACGTGAAGACGGGCGAGAAGTTCGTCCCGCTGCGCCAGTTCGTCAGCGGCAAGGGCAAGAACGGCTTCCACGTCTACAACAGCCCGCTGTCGGAGATGGGCGTGCTCGGCTTCGAGTACGGCTACAGCCTGGACGTGCCGGACGGTCTGACGGCCTGGGAAGCGCAGTTCGGCGACTTCGGCAACGGCGCGCAGATCATCATCGACCAGTTCATCGCCGCCGGTGAGAGCAAGTGGCGCCGCCTCAGCGGCCTCACCCTGCTGCTGCCGCACGGCTACGAAGGCCAGGGCCCGGAGCACTCCAGCGCGCGTCTGGAGCGCTTCCTGGACCTGTGCGCCGAGGACAACATCCAGGTCTGCTACCCCACCACGCCCGCGCAGATCTTCCACCTGCTGCGCCGCCAGGTGCTGCGCCCGGTGCGCAAGCCGCTGGTCATCATGTCGCCCAAGAGCCTGCTGCGCCGGCCGGAGGCCACCAGCAAGGTGGACGAGCTGGCCACGGGCACCTTCCAGGAAGTCATCATGGACCGGGTGGACCCGGCGGGCGTGACGCGGCTGCTGCTGTGCAGCGGCAAGGTGTACTACGACCTGGTGAAGGCGCGGGACGAGCGCAAGGACGAGAGCATCGCCATCGTCCGGCTGGAGCAGCTCTACCCGTTCTCCTCCGACGTGCTGGCGGGGCTCATCGCGAAGATGCCGAAGCTCGCCGAGCTCCTGTGGGTGCAGGAAGAGCCGCGCAACGCCGGCGCGTGGCACTTCATGTTCCCCCGCCTGCACGACCTGGCCTCCACGCAGTCGAAGCAGCAGGTGAAGATCGGTTACATCGGTCGCGCCGAAGCCGCCAGCCCCGCCACGGGCTTCCCCAAGACACACGAATACGAGCAGCAGCTCATCATCGAGGAAGCCATCCTCCGAGGGACCAAGAATGGCCGTTGA
- the odhB gene encoding 2-oxoglutarate dehydrogenase complex dihydrolipoyllysine-residue succinyltransferase — protein sequence MAVEIKVPPLGESITEAVVGKWNKKPGDAVTADEPLVVLETDKVTIDVPAPSAGSLSSIAFKEGDKVRVGEVLGLLDAGAGAPAAKPAAAAPAAAPAPAAEAPAASDARSTPTARKVAEENRVDISQVKGSGAGGRVHKDDVLGQLNRPAAPAAPAQPTGPRPNAAREERVRMTPLRKRVAERLIQAQSTAAMLTTFNEVDMGEVMALRKKYNDKFQQKHGVKLGFMSFFIRASVEALKAFPQINAEIDGEDVIFKHYYDIGVAVSGSRGLVVPVVRNADKQGLAELEKSVGELGTKARNDKLALSDLQGGTFTITNGGIFGSMLSTPILNPPQTGILGMHNIVDRPVARDGQVVIRPIMFIALTYDHRLVDGREAVQFLVRVKECIEDPERLLLDV from the coding sequence ATGGCCGTTGAAATCAAAGTGCCGCCCCTGGGCGAATCCATCACCGAAGCCGTGGTCGGCAAGTGGAACAAGAAGCCGGGTGACGCCGTCACCGCCGACGAGCCGCTCGTCGTCCTGGAGACCGACAAGGTCACCATCGACGTGCCGGCCCCGTCCGCGGGCTCGCTGTCCAGCATCGCCTTCAAGGAGGGCGACAAGGTCCGCGTGGGCGAGGTGCTCGGCCTCCTCGATGCGGGTGCCGGTGCTCCCGCCGCCAAGCCCGCCGCCGCGGCTCCGGCCGCCGCGCCCGCTCCCGCCGCCGAGGCGCCCGCCGCGTCCGACGCGCGCTCCACGCCCACCGCGCGCAAGGTGGCCGAGGAGAACCGGGTGGACATCTCCCAGGTGAAGGGCAGCGGCGCTGGTGGCCGCGTGCACAAGGACGACGTGCTGGGTCAGCTCAACCGCCCGGCCGCCCCCGCCGCCCCGGCGCAGCCCACCGGCCCCCGCCCGAACGCCGCCCGCGAGGAGCGCGTGCGGATGACGCCGCTGCGCAAGCGCGTGGCCGAGCGCCTCATCCAGGCCCAGTCCACCGCCGCCATGCTCACCACCTTCAACGAGGTGGACATGGGCGAGGTGATGGCCCTGCGCAAGAAGTACAACGACAAGTTCCAGCAGAAGCACGGCGTGAAGCTCGGCTTCATGAGCTTCTTCATCCGTGCCTCCGTCGAGGCCCTCAAGGCCTTCCCGCAAATCAACGCGGAGATCGACGGTGAGGACGTCATCTTCAAGCACTACTACGACATCGGCGTGGCCGTCAGCGGCAGCCGCGGTCTGGTGGTGCCGGTGGTGCGCAACGCGGACAAGCAGGGCCTGGCGGAGCTGGAGAAGTCCGTGGGCGAGCTGGGCACCAAGGCGCGCAATGACAAGCTGGCCCTGTCCGACCTCCAGGGTGGCACCTTCACCATCACCAACGGCGGCATCTTCGGCTCCATGCTGTCCACGCCCATCCTCAACCCGCCGCAGACGGGCATCCTGGGCATGCACAACATCGTCGATCGCCCCGTGGCCCGCGACGGCCAGGTCGTGATTCGGCCCATCATGTTCATCGCGCTCACCTACGACCACCGGCTGGTCGACGGCCGCGAGGCCGTGCAGTTCCTGGTGCGCGTGAAGGAGTGCATCGAGGACCCGGAGCGGCTGCTCCTGGACGTCTGA
- a CDS encoding cold-shock protein, translating into MATGTVKWFNDAKGFGFITQDGGGEDVFCHHTAINMDGFRTLAEGQKVEFEVTRGPKGLQAQNVRAAG; encoded by the coding sequence ATGGCAACCGGTACCGTGAAGTGGTTCAACGACGCGAAGGGCTTTGGCTTCATCACCCAGGACGGCGGCGGTGAAGACGTGTTCTGCCACCACACCGCCATCAACATGGACGGATTCCGCACCCTGGCCGAAGGCCAGAAGGTGGAGTTCGAAGTCACCCGTGGCCCCAAGGGCCTCCAGGCGCAGAACGTCCGCGCCGCTGGCTAA
- a CDS encoding S9 family peptidase produces the protein MRHVLTAALLFASASSFAQEQKPLTMSKTQRSQDPFLRQFSETRRFMSGRPGGVRISPDEKSILFLRTQPTSNVQTLYAFDVESGQTRELLTPEAILKGAEETLTPEEKARRERMRVSARGFTSFQVSEDGNRLLVPLSGRLYVVDRANGKVTELKTGPGTLDPRFSPDGKQVAYVRDNDVYRIDVAANREQRVTKGGTETKSHGVAEFVAQEEMGRFTGYWWSPDAKSVAYTESDTSDVEKLTIVDVMHPERGGEEFAYPRPGKANAKVRLGITPVTGGRTVWAQWDAAKYPYLATVTWPKGGPLTVLVQNREQTEQKLLAVDPRTGKSRELLTEKDDAWLNLEQAFPLWLEDGSGFLWYTERNGGPEVELRKADGSLARTVVKPDAGFRSLARYIQKDDTLYFNGGPNPTQSHLWRVKAGGAPEKVTTGLDIESGSVSKSGGLVVMNGQGLKSMPKVQVVRGDGTRVGELPSVAQEPPYTPNVEQRQVGPERFWTSLVRPRNFKPGQKLPVIVEVYGGPTTTVVHKSMAAHLMSQWVADQGFLVVKIDGRGTPLRGAKWEREVKGDFAGVTIDDQAAAIQALAKEVPEIDLSRVGISGWSFGGYMAALAVLKRPDVFKAGVAGAPVVDWLDYDTHYTERYLGVPQQSPEAYEKSSLLTYAKQDKPMGKLLLIHGTADDNVYFFHTLKLSDALFRAGKPHDLLPLSGLTHMVPDPLVTERQWERVMDHFKRNL, from the coding sequence ATGCGCCACGTCCTCACCGCCGCGCTCCTGTTTGCGAGCGCTTCGTCCTTCGCCCAGGAGCAGAAGCCCCTGACCATGTCCAAGACGCAGCGGTCGCAAGACCCCTTCCTGCGCCAGTTCTCGGAGACGCGCCGCTTCATGAGCGGCCGGCCCGGCGGCGTGCGCATTTCGCCCGACGAGAAGAGCATCCTCTTCCTGCGCACCCAGCCCACGTCCAACGTGCAGACGCTCTACGCGTTCGACGTGGAGAGCGGGCAGACGCGTGAGCTGCTCACGCCCGAGGCCATCCTCAAGGGCGCCGAGGAGACGCTCACCCCCGAGGAGAAGGCCCGCCGTGAGCGCATGCGCGTCAGCGCCCGGGGCTTCACCAGCTTCCAGGTGTCCGAGGATGGCAACCGGCTGTTGGTGCCCCTGTCCGGCCGCCTCTACGTGGTGGACCGCGCCAACGGCAAGGTGACGGAGCTGAAGACGGGGCCGGGGACGCTGGACCCGCGCTTCTCGCCGGACGGCAAGCAGGTGGCCTACGTGCGGGACAACGACGTGTACCGCATCGACGTCGCCGCCAACCGCGAGCAGCGCGTCACCAAGGGCGGCACCGAGACGAAGTCGCACGGAGTGGCCGAGTTCGTCGCCCAGGAGGAGATGGGCCGCTTCACCGGGTACTGGTGGAGCCCGGACGCGAAGTCCGTCGCCTACACGGAGTCGGACACGTCGGACGTGGAGAAGCTCACCATCGTCGACGTCATGCACCCCGAGCGCGGCGGCGAGGAGTTCGCATACCCGCGTCCTGGCAAGGCCAACGCCAAGGTGCGCCTGGGCATTACCCCCGTCACCGGCGGACGCACCGTGTGGGCGCAGTGGGACGCGGCGAAGTACCCGTACCTGGCCACCGTGACGTGGCCCAAGGGCGGCCCGCTCACCGTGCTGGTGCAGAACCGCGAGCAGACCGAGCAGAAGCTGCTCGCGGTGGACCCGCGCACGGGCAAGTCGCGGGAGTTGCTCACGGAGAAGGACGACGCCTGGCTCAACCTGGAGCAGGCCTTCCCGCTGTGGCTGGAGGATGGCAGCGGCTTCCTCTGGTACACCGAGCGCAACGGCGGCCCGGAGGTGGAGCTGCGCAAGGCGGATGGCTCGCTGGCGCGCACCGTGGTGAAGCCGGACGCGGGCTTCCGCTCGCTGGCGCGCTACATCCAGAAGGATGACACGCTCTACTTCAATGGTGGCCCCAACCCTACGCAGAGCCACCTGTGGCGCGTGAAGGCCGGTGGCGCGCCGGAGAAGGTGACGACGGGGCTCGACATCGAGTCGGGCTCGGTGTCCAAGAGTGGCGGGCTGGTGGTGATGAACGGCCAGGGCCTGAAGTCCATGCCCAAGGTGCAGGTGGTGCGCGGCGACGGCACCCGCGTGGGCGAGCTGCCCTCGGTGGCGCAGGAGCCGCCCTACACGCCCAACGTGGAGCAGCGGCAGGTGGGCCCCGAGCGCTTCTGGACGTCCCTGGTGCGCCCGCGCAACTTCAAGCCCGGCCAGAAGCTGCCCGTCATCGTCGAGGTGTACGGCGGCCCCACCACCACCGTGGTCCACAAGAGCATGGCCGCGCACCTGATGTCGCAGTGGGTGGCGGACCAGGGCTTCCTCGTGGTGAAGATTGACGGCCGGGGCACCCCGCTGCGCGGCGCGAAGTGGGAGCGCGAGGTGAAGGGCGACTTCGCCGGCGTCACGATTGATGACCAGGCCGCCGCCATCCAGGCGCTGGCGAAGGAAGTCCCGGAGATTGATTTGTCCCGCGTGGGCATCTCCGGCTGGAGCTTCGGCGGCTACATGGCCGCCCTGGCCGTGCTCAAGCGTCCGGACGTCTTCAAGGCCGGCGTGGCCGGCGCCCCGGTGGTGGACTGGCTGGACTACGACACCCACTACACCGAGCGCTACCTGGGGGTGCCGCAGCAGAGCCCGGAGGCCTACGAGAAGAGCTCGCTCTTGACGTACGCGAAGCAGGACAAGCCCATGGGCAAGCTGCTGCTCATCCACGGCACCGCGGACGACAACGTCTACTTCTTCCACACGCTGAAGCTGAGTGACGCGCTCTTCCGCGCCGGCAAGCCGCACGACCTGCTGCCGTTGAGCGGCCTGACGCACATGGTGCCCGACCCGCTCGTCACCGAGCGCCAGTGGGAGCGCGTCATGGACCACTTCAAGCGCAACCTGTAG
- a CDS encoding UPF0489 family protein has protein sequence METEDDAPRHLRLAGIIRLGLGGGRGPQDAYVFDPHRLALPAWACALGDTEGPALLVTLDRHLDTVVPRAPAAVPDRTAGLRALDEHARWSLDVRNYDHILAAMEAGLVGDALLIARTRPRGAFAGDTYVDTRGRAHRLVAIPTVDRAAEAYSRPAPGDAVRDVLDAAGRVLLDVDLDCFTSLSDADPTTVLPWPQQVIREFLLPEDSEPFWDTVLRKTVALTLAREPHHCGGLLASGDLFQDAAQVLFRELLRTEPP, from the coding sequence ATGGAAACGGAAGACGACGCTCCGCGGCACCTGCGCCTGGCCGGCATCATCCGCCTGGGCCTGGGCGGAGGACGCGGCCCCCAAGACGCCTACGTGTTCGACCCGCACCGGCTCGCCCTCCCCGCCTGGGCCTGCGCCCTGGGTGACACGGAGGGCCCCGCCCTGCTGGTGACGCTGGACCGGCACCTGGACACCGTGGTGCCCCGGGCTCCCGCGGCCGTGCCGGACCGCACGGCCGGGCTGCGCGCGCTGGATGAACATGCCCGCTGGTCCCTGGACGTCCGCAACTACGACCACATCCTCGCGGCCATGGAGGCCGGGCTGGTGGGAGACGCCCTGCTGATTGCACGCACCCGCCCCCGCGGCGCCTTCGCGGGCGACACCTACGTGGACACGCGGGGCCGCGCGCACCGGCTGGTGGCCATCCCCACCGTGGACCGCGCCGCCGAGGCCTACAGCCGCCCTGCCCCCGGCGACGCCGTGCGCGACGTGCTGGACGCCGCCGGACGGGTGCTGCTGGACGTGGACCTGGACTGCTTCACCTCCCTGAGCGACGCGGACCCGACGACGGTGCTCCCCTGGCCACAGCAGGTGATTCGCGAGTTCCTGCTTCCAGAGGACTCGGAGCCCTTCTGGGACACGGTGCTGCGCAAGACGGTGGCGCTGACGCTGGCGCGCGAGCCCCACCACTGCGGCGGGCTGCTCGCGTCCGGGGACCTGTTCCAGGACGCGGCCCAGGTGCTGTTCCGGGAGCTCTTGCGCACCGAGCCCCCGTGA